GGCTGTGCTGAAAATTGGCGGGGAGTTCGTGATGATTTCGGACGATGAGACATACTCGCGTGAAGTGTGGAGCATTCTCGGACATCACGAGGCATTGACGGCGGAAGATTTCACGGTGAACCCTCAGCGGGAGATTACCACGAAATACGAGCGGAAATGGCTTGAGGAAGGCCGGAACATTTACCGCGTGAGCTTCAGAAAGTCGCGGGCATTCACAGTAACACGGAGGACAGAAGGAGAAATGCACATAAAGATTCAGCGCAGTGTAACGCGGGAAGATATAGAGTTGCTGAGAAATTCAGAGGGGAAAAAGGATAAATCATTCTGGAAGTTCGGAAGGTCATTCAGTGAGCCGGACGGGAAAATATTTTTGCTTGAGACATTGACGAGTGATGACGAGTTCGAGCAGAAATTCTACATTCACATAGCCCCGAAAGATGACGGATTTTTGCTGAGGCTCGACAAAACGGCTCTGGCATTTCTGACTCCGGCTGTGCGACTCGCGCTGAGTAATGCTGCTGAAAGATTGTCATGAAGGATATACGGCCAACATCCGGGCGTGTGATGTCTGCGCTGTTCAGCATATTGGGAGGTATGATTGACGGCGCGGAATTTCTCGACCTCTTTGCGGGAACGGGGAGAGTCGGTCTTGAGGCATTAAGGCGCGGGGCAAACAGGGCGGTTTTTGTTGAGACTGTCAGGAATCGTGCTGATGACATCAGGAGGAATATACCCACTAACGATAACTTACCCCCCTCCGTGAACGGTGTCCCCCCTGCTGAGGCGTTACCCCCTAATTTAGGGGGGATAAAGGGGGGTGCGTTAGTGCTGTCGCTTGAGATTCGGCGGGCTTTGTCGTGGCTCGTGAAGCATGATATGAAGTTCACGGTGATATTTGCGGATCCTCCGTATAATTCCGGCTGGTGTGAGACTCTTCCTGCGCTCCCGAATCTTGACGCAGTATTTTCCCCCGGTGCTTTGATGGTGATTGAGCACTCCGTGCGCGAACCTGTAACACTCAGCAATAACCCTCACGGCCTCGAAATCACATCCACACGCGAATACGGCGAAACCTGTCTAACCTTCCTGCAAATGCTATAATCCCTCACAAAATCCCGAAAGGAAAAATCACAATGTCTTCATCACCTTCAATTTCACGTCAGGCAGTCTCAAACATAATCCCGGCGATAGTCGTTGAGATTATGTTACTCATCTACAATCTTGCGGATACATTTTTCATCGGCCAGACTCATGACCCTTTGCAGCTTGCGGCGGTCTCTTTAGCGGCACCGATATTCATGGTATTAATTGCTCTCGGTATAATCTTCATGGCCGGGGCGATGTCGTACATATCGCGCACACTCGGAGCGGGACAAAGGGAACGTGCGAACAATATCGCGTCATTCTGCGTCTGGGGGAGTCTCGTTACGGGCGTTGTTGTCGCGGCAATATTCATGTTCCACATTGAGAGAATTTTGCGTGCAATCGGCGCGAGTCCTGAGACATTCTCACTTGCCTATAGTTATCTGTCAATCGTAATCGCGTCTACACCGTTCGTGCTGTTCAGCATGGCGAGCGGGGGAATAATGCGGGCGGAAAATCACGCTTCTGCGGCAATGCTCGGTCAGATTTTCGGCAACATGTTAAATGTCGTGCTTGACCCGATATTTATTCTCTGGTTCGGCTGGGGGATAACGGGCGCGGCAATCGCAACAACCGCAAGTATCATCATAGGGGCGTTATATTACGCGGGGTATTTCGTTCTCGGTCATTCGTCCCTAAGCATTCACGTAAAGCACTTCAGAATCAACGAGGGTATAGCGTTCGGAGTCTTGGCGATTGGGATTCCTGCGTGTCTTGATCCGTGGCTGATGAGTATTTCGCAGATGGTAATGAACTCGCTGATGTCCGCGTATGGAGATATGGCAGTGGCCGCGGCGGGAGTCTCAATGCGTATTGAGCAGATAGCAATCTTAATCGCAATGGGAACAGGCCAGGGGATTCAGCCGCTTTTAGGGTTCAGTGTCGGCGCACAGGATTGGAGGCGTTACCGGGCGTTCTTGATGTTTGCGCTGAAGTTTACGGTGATATTGACGCTCGTGATGATTGCGGGGTGCTTTGTGTTCTCGGAAAATATCGTGTCAATGTTCGTGAATGAGCCGGAAGCGTTTTCGTATGCCGTGAAATTTCTGCGTATGAAGCTGTCTAGCAGTTTGCTTTTTGCGATATTCTTTGTGTTCGTGAATGCACTTCAGGCGATGGGAGCCGGGCGGGCATCATTCATTCTGAGCGTGTGCCGTCAGTGCGTGCTGTATATGCCTCTGATGTTCGTGATGAATCATTTTGCGGGGGAATACGGAATTGTGTGGGCTTTGCCGATGGCGGAATTGCTGTCGCTTGTGCAGACGGTGATAATTTACGGTAGAATCATCTTCAATCCCAAGCATTATATTTACCCGGAGTGATGACTAATGAGAGTTACCGCAGTATATCCCGGTTCGTTTGACCCTATCACTAACGGCCATATATATATCGCTGAACGTGCCGCGGCAGTTTTTGATGAGGTAATCGTCAGCATTCTCGTGAATGAGCGCAAGACTTCCGCATTCACTGTTGAGGAACGCTGCTTCATGGCTCGCGAGGCTCTCGGCCATGTGGCCAATATCACCGTAGACAGCTTTAACGGGCTGCTGATTGATTACGTGAGGCAGAAGAAAGCGGGCGTTATTGTGCGGGGACTCCGTGCGATGAGTGATTTTGAGTACGAGTTTCAGATGGCATTGATGAACCGCAAATTAGCTCCTGAGATTGAAACGTTCTTTATTGTTACTGACCCGAAATATTCATACGTGTCAAGCTCAAGTATCCGTGAAATTTTCCATTTCGGCGGGACGGTTGAAGATGTTGTGCCTGATGTCGTGTATGAGAGGCTGAAGGGACGCTACAATTCCGGCTGTTAAAGAAATACCCTGCTCCCGGTTATTTTCAGAAGCAGGGCATATTACGCTAAATATCTTTGAGTTTTACGCCGTCTTCAGTTTTCCAGTCTTCTTTTCCGTTCGACGAATGGCCTAACACGACCGTTGATGCTGCTGACGGTGATTTGAACTCGTAATCCCGCTGAAATTTCCGGCCTGAAATTGTGCCGTCATTCTCAAGCTGCAATCTCAGTTTATTATAGCTTGTGTGTTTCCCGTCAAGCATGGACGGAACAACATAATCCGATACCCTTGAGCCTTTCAGCACCGTAAATCCTCCGGGACTCGCAAAGCCTTTCGCATTAGCTCCCGAACTTTTCATACGGCAGAAAAAAATTTGCCTTCTCTCATCCTCAGACGGTGCCGGCGCGAAAACGTTATAGCTCAGTGTCGCGATAATCAGCTTCACATTGTCCATGAACTCGGCCATTACAGCTTTCTCGGACTCCTTCATAACCGTTTTTCCGTATGTGTTCTTTGTGAGGACTTTATATCTTTCGCATTCCCTCGCGGACTTCACTAATTTATCCTCAAGATAACGGATTAACGCTTTGTTGAGATCCTGCCCGGTGAAAGCTATGACTGTGTGCCAGTAAAAATTCTCGCTCCCTGCCTGATAGTCTTTCAGGTGCTGGCGTAGTCTCTCTAACATGTCTTCCGATTCGCCTATATACACTGAGTTATTGCCGTCATCATTGCAGAAGAGAAAATATACTCCCGCTTTGCTGAGGTCATCGCGCCCGTAGCCATGTATTTCACTGCGGGGGACTTTCACCGCCTGCCCGTTCCAGTTATAGAGGCTCGCTGTAATTATGCTGTCAGGAGTCCCGTTCACAAGAAACAGCTCTATTTTCCGCCCGTAAATCTCACACGCCCCCAGCTATTTCCCCTGCCCCGATTCAAGGCCGTCGAGCGTAAAATCGCATTCCTTCTCATTCTCTTCTAGCTCTAGGATTTTCGGCTCAATCTTCTTCCATTCTTCATAGCTTTTCGGGCGTATACGGCTGTACGTAAGCTCGTTCCCGTTGATGAGGAATCCTATCCGCGCTATCACCGGGAATTTTCCGTGCTTGAACGGCAGATTGTGCCAGAATGTTACCCTGTACCAGAAAGAGCCGAGAATGTCGCGGGGATTTCCATTCGTGTCAATGTCGGCGATATAGCCCCACGGAGCATTGTTGCGCCAGCCGAATTTGTTTGTCCGCGTGTCGTAGCCGTCCCGGACATCTAGCTGTAGCGGCGTATCCTTGTCCGGCTTCACCATGAAGACCGAGAACACAGAGTCGTCAGCAATCTCATCCGGGGAAATTATTTCTTTCTCCTCCGGCCTGAACGTGCCAAGATATATTATCCGTAAGCCGTCAGGACTCTTCATGTCAACAACATTCCCGGAAGAGTCGCGCTTAACGTCCCCGCTTATCTCCTCCGCAGAGCATGAAACACACAGTGCCGCAGCCAAAATCAGAGCGCACAGAATTTTCCGCGTCATCAAAATTATTCCTCCTGCTGAAATTATGAATGCTGATATTGTACCAAACACGCAGAAAAAACACGCCCCCGCCCGCATTCCTGCATACTTTACGTAAAAACCCGCGCTAGTATTGCTGATTTTATTTATCCGTAAAATTACGTATAGGCAATTTCAATCCCGTGTTGTAATATATGCACCGTCCTACGGGAAATACCTAGTAGGAAATCGTCAAAAGACGCACAGCTCAATAACCAGACGGCACAAAATGAGGTGAAACAATCCCCGTAAGGCCATTAAGGGAAAGAGTTATTGCGGGAAAAGCGCAGAAGGTCAGAAGTTGAATCAAGCCTCTGTGAACTGCAAAGAGGTAATGAAAGGAAACAAGGCAACTTTCTGAACCCCCCCGCAGATTCAGGGCTTAAAGGCTAAGACTGAGTGCGCGAGACGATACAGTGTATTGACAATTTCATAAGGGGGTTATTCGTAATGAAGAGAATAGCAGCAGTATTGGCTATTGCGGCAACAGCAGCGTTTGCGGCTCCGGCCATGTCAGCAACAAACCCGTTCATGGACGTTCCTATGAACCACTGGGCATATGACGCTATCGGAATCCTTGCGGGACATGGAATCCTTTCGGGTTATCCTGATGGTTTCTACAAGGGGCAGCAGCCTACAACACGTTACGAGCTTGCTTCATCGCTCGCGAGATCACTTTCAATCGTCGACATGACAAAGGCAAGCAAGCAGGATGTTGAGATGCTGAAGAGACTCGTTGTTGAGTTCAAAGATGAGCTTGAAGCACTCGGCGTAAGAGTTGATGAGCTTGACGAGAGAGTCGCGGTTCTTGAGAACAGGCTCGGCGGATGGCACATTCACGGCTCGTTGGTGCTTGATGCCAAGTACAGGAACGCTGAAAACTCACTCGGCGAAAAGGGAAAAGGCCAGGTCAATTTCGATAACGCAAGGCTCTACTTTGAGCGCACGTTCGGCGAGAATGATGAGTACTTCTTCCGCGCAAGACTGAGGAACGACGGCGATGCCAACGACGGCTTCACCAACAACAACGGCAACAGCGCGTATTTCGACAGGTACTATGTCTCAATGCCGTTCTTCATGGACTCAAGGCTCACAGTTGGACGTTTCCTCTTTGATGTTGATACGGCTTACAGGCCGAAAATCGCAGAGACAGGAAGCTGGACAGGCGGCGACTCAGTGCTTACGGACACGTCAGAGATCGGATTTGCTCTTGAGAAGAATTTCGGAATGGGCAACTTCCTTGCTTACGTGGCGCACTCCAACAGGATTCCGGCGAACTTCAAGGCATACAACAAGAACAGCGAGGCTCACGGAATCAACAGAAAAGCATGGACGATCTTCGCAATGGGCAATATCCAGTTCACAGAGAACGTAGGACTTGACATCGGCGGCCAGGCGTTTATCGGAGACAACTCGTCAACACCTCCTCAGAACACGACTCCGAGAGGCACAAGCACGGGCAACAGGTATCTCAACTATGAGGGCGATCATAACTTCAAGAATTTGTGGACGATCTTCGCCGGACTCCGCTTCAACTTCAACGACAATATAGCGGTCAAAGGCGCGTTCTATCATCAGAAGATCGACTCCGAGTACGTCAACGGTACGCCTGCATGGACTGATTACGGCTACGGCATTCTTGAGACTAACGGGTCAGGCAATTATGTTGATGACGCAAACCACTGGAGAGCGATCATCGATGTGAAGCAGGAAGCTCTGAAGTTCACCAGCTTATGGCTTGAGTACGGCCAGTACAAGGCGGGATTCTTCACGCCTCAGGGAATCAGCACAATATTCCCCAGCGAGAGCAGCGTCCTTCTTGACCATTTCGCAAGCGGCGCGTCAGTAATCAAGGACACAAACTACTGGAGAGTAGTGCTCGGCCAGGAGTGGAACGAGAAGTGGGCAACTCACATCTTCTACTATGGCTACAAGGTTTCGGATGCATACCAGAACGGCACAAACTGGGAAGATGCTAATCCGTTCGAGCTGGGCGTAGGTGTTCAGTACAAGCTCAACGATGCCACGACAATGGGTCTGAACTATGTACACGTAAAGAACGACCTTCCTGACTCAGTGCTTGGCAACGAGAAGAAGGAAAACGACAACGTAGTCAGATTCAGGACATCAATCAATTTCTAGTCTGACAGGCGCATTAACGAATATCTGAATTAACAGAAAGCGGGATTTCCGAGTGTGGGAGTCCCGCTTTTTTCGTATGCAAAGGAGGTGAAAGCAATGAAGGCAAAAATAACGGAGAAAGCAAAACTCACCGTAACGATTGACAAACAGATGAAGAAGGAATTTCAGCAGCTCTGCGATGATATAGGGCTGCCCGCGTCCGCCGTCGTAAGCGCGCTGATGAGTCAGGCCGTGAGAAAGCAGGAAGTCAAATTGTCATCGCTCGACCTTAACGGGTTCACGCCCAAAGAAGCCGCAGAACTCAAAAGACGCTGGGAGGATTTCAAAGCAATGCGCGACAGAATGTATGCGGAGGCGGTGAAGTAGAAATTATGCGCGGTGTATTCTGGTATCCAAACGCCTGGGAAGATTACGTTGATATTCAGTCAGAAAGACAGCTTCTCAGGAAAATTAACGCACTAATCAAAGATATTCAGCGCAACGGGTATAAATGCTCATTCGGAAAGCCTGAAATGCTGAGAAATGTTTTATCAGGGCTTGCAAGCGTGAGGATCGACAAGAAAAACAGACTCGTTTTCCGTGTTGACGATTTGCAGGTGAGTATTGTTGAATGCGGGAGTCATTACGGGGATCATTAGCGCAAAAATTATCCCCCCGGCGTAATGTCAGGGGGATTTTTCTGTGTCATGACTCTGGATTCGGGCGTGGCTTTCTTGGGCGGCGGTGCTTTGGCTTAGGTGCTGCCGCGGCGTTTTCGGGCTTGGGCTTGGGATTCGGCGGGGTCTGCTTCTTGGGAGCTGCTCCGGCTTTTGCTCTGGCGGAACGTTTTACCCCGCGGGATTTCAGGCGTTCGGCGCGGGCTTTTATTGCGGCTATGCGTTCGGCGGCATGGCGTTTTTTCTCGGCTAACTCTTTGTCCTCGCCCCATTCCTCGCCATTCAGCACAGCTTCTTTGAAGTCGGGAAAGTCCGTTATTGCCACTGGAATCAATCTGCCCCCCGGAAAACGTATATTCACCTGCTCATGTCCCACATCAAGACTCTCAAGAACATATATTCCCTGCTCCGTTTTTATTTTCGCACCGGGGCCGGGAAGCTTTGCCCACAGTTCAGAATATAATTCCTTCTCGTAGGACATGCAGCACATCAGACGGCCGCAAAGCCCGGAAATTTTCGTTGGGTTCAGCGCGGATCTCTGCTCCTTCACTATGCGTATGCTTATCGGCGAAAATCCCCTCAGCCAGCAACCGCAGCAGCATGGCCGCCCGCATGAGGCTATGCCCCGCACTATTCGCGCCTCGTCCCGGATCCCTACCTGCCGCATTTCTATCCGCGTCCGAAACTCATACGCCAATTCACGCACATATTCACGGAAATCTACGCGCTGTTCCGCCGTGAAATAGAAATATAATCTCCGGCGGTCAAGCATGTATTCCACATCAACAAGTTTCATGTTCAGCTTGTACTCCGCAAGAATATCACGCCCGACAAGTAACGCTTCTTCCTCCTCGTGCCGGCAGTCGTAATAGTTCTCTATGTCCTCGGAGTCTGCCTCGCGGACAAATTCAACATCCTGAAGCATTGCGTCTGAAGAGTCGTCAAATTTCGCCGTTGTCTTTCTGTACATTTCCTGCTGTGAAGGGGTGATTATTCCCCCCGGTAAACCTATTTCATAGCCGCGTGATGTACGTACAACCGCCCATTTTGGCCGCTCCAAGTCAAAGCCGGCTTCCTCATTTATGTCAGCAAATCCCAAAAATCTAGGCTTCCCGAATATCGTCAAGTATGTGCTCAATTTTTCCATTCTCCTCCATTAGTGCCAATATTATTATGTCGCACATTATCGGCGCGGATAAATTTTTCTGTGATGATATTATTCTCAGCTTCTCGCATTTTTCCGCAAGGTCAATATTTCCCGTGTCAAGTGCGTAATTGCTCCATGCTTCAAGCTGAGGCGTTATTGTGTCGTTGTCCGAGGTGCTTTTGCGGGCAGTCAACAGCCACTGCGCCCAGCCGTGTGCGTCAAGCGGTATTCTTTCGGGCGGGACTCGTACGTCATCTGTTATTGCGCTGAAACGTGAGCGGCTTTTGAGCGTAGGCAGAAATAATTTCCCGTCCTCCATCAGAAATAGTAAATACGCATGTCCGGGAGGCTCCTCGGCGAGTTTCAGCAGGGAATTTCCCGCAGGCTTTGTGAGTTTGTCCGCGCACTGAATCACAGCTAAACGCCGCGATGACTCTAACGGCTTCAGGGCTATACTGTCGATTAGCCAGCGGCAGGAATTATCGTATGACGGTTTCCCGTATTCACCTATCGGGGGGGCTTTGTCCGGCGTTCCTATGATGAGTAAATCGGGGTGCGAGGGGCGGTATGTTCCCAGTATCATGCGTGAGAGCGTCTCTATTATTTCGGGATGATATTTCGCGGGGGCTGAGACTGCGCGGCAGTGCGGGATGTTCCCGGCTTCTGTCTCAGAAAGAATTTCACGCCACGTTACATTAGCAGAGAGATCAAGCAACCTTTTATTTCCTCCATTAGCGCAAGTGCTTTCGTCCTGTCGCCCTCATACTTGAAGGCTTCCTCTAACTCGTCCATTGCCTGCCCTGCGCGTTCTATTGTTACGTACATTTTGCGGTCAGTCTTCCGCCATCTCATGTCGCGCTTTATCCTGAGACCTTTGGCCGCACGTTTCAGCAGTTCGTGCAAAACATTCCTGTATTCCTCGATTAGTCGTCCGCCGGGAAATACTGAGAGTTTATCGGACAATTCATAGAGACGGTCAAGCAATGCTTCAAGCTCAGATGACTCCATTGCCGCGTCAAACGAAAATGCTGACGGTGCTACAGAGTTTGCCGGGCCTGCATGGCTTCCGCTGTGGCCTCCGTATTCTATTCGCGGCTGTGATGAGGCTGCCGGGTCGCTTCCCCCGCGCTTTATCTGTATCGCCATATACGCGCCTCAATATTCGCTGTTATTGCCGTAAACACTTCTGACTCCGTAAGGCCGTCGCATTTTACGCGGATAAAATTCCTGTCGCAATCGGCTATATTCCTGTAGAAGTCCGAAACTGTACGCATTAACGGCAAGCCCTCAGCCTCGAAATTATCGCGCTTCTTCCCGCGGGACTTTATGCGCTCTATTGCTGTCTCCGGGGAAATGTCGAGGAAGATTTTTGCGTCAGGCTCAGGAAAATTGCAGGCTTGAATTATCCGCCTCACTTGGGAAGGGTTAAGCTCATGGCCGCCCGCCTGGTATGCCATTGTCGACTCGTTCCACCGTTCGCAGATTACATTGAAGCCCTGACGCAATGCAGGCAGAATTACGCGGTTCACATGCTCGCTTCTGTCAGCAAGAAAAAGCAGCAATTCCGACATCGCCGCGAATTTCCGCCCAAGTATCATTTCACGGAACGAATCGCCTTCAGACCATCCGCCCGGCTCATATGTGCGTATCGTTTTGCGCCCTGTGCGGAACTCTAGCCATTCCGCCAATTTTGCAGACTGCGTAGACTTCCCGCACCCGTCTATGCCTTCTAGGGTAATGAACAAGCTATTTGTCAACGTGTATCACCCTCCGCATTAGCCCGTCAACGTAGTAATCTGAGCTGTAAATCTTCAGTGTACCTTCACGGATTCGGCGTTCTTTCGTTTCGCTGAGGTATTCTTCTTCCTCCGGGAGTAAATCGGGGTCGCGGTCTTTCTTGGGACTTTTGTGCGCTCCTTTTTTGCGGGCATTCTGAATCTTGCTGATTAAATCTCCGGTTCTGTCGGCGTTAAGCTCTATGATTAACTGATTATTGCTGTCAGCCGCCCGAAACTCGGATAACATTCTCTCCAAGCTCGTTATTGTCCGCCATCCTCCCTCTATGCCTGCCTGCGTGAATGACTGCGTACCCCCTCCGCGCACTATCACTTCTACCACATCGGAAGCATCAGCAGGAATCGTCAGCTTGAATTTCCGCGTTACAGGGTCAGCCCTCCAAGGACGCAATTTCACTGACACTTCTATTTCTGCGCCGGGTTCGGCATCCTCTGAGACTGTTACCTCCTCAATCAATAACACTTTCGGGGACTGTGCCGCAGAGACCGTTACCGTAAATCCCACAGGCATTATGTCTTTGAACGGCTGAGTCATGTATGCGGTGATTATTGTCTTGAGCTGCTTGAATGCCTCATCGGTTATATTTTCGTCCGAGTAAAATATATCCTTACGCGCCCAGCCGTTTGGGACATTCCTGCCGTCAATCCTCAAGTTTACGCTCATTGTCCCCTGACCTTTTCGCGCCCATGATTCTTCGGCCAGACCTTTGCAGACACCTTCAATCAAATCTGCCGTCATAAACTCGTCTGTTACCGTCCTGAAGTGATAGATGTCTTTCGTACCAGCGTCAAGATCATGAAAAACGAACTCGCACGGGATTGATGGGGGATACATTCCGAATTTGCCGGCGATTCCTGTCTCGGTGTCGTGAGTTACAGTGCCGTTGATGCCGAGAGTGTGAGCCAGCTTGAACGGGAATGAAACGCTGTCAACTGTCTCATGGACATATGCCCCTGCGGAAGGGTACGAGGATTTTCCGCGCTTCATGAAGTCATGCCCGAACGCCAAAAATCTCCCGTGCCTGTCTACCGCCGTAACTGTCCCGAACGCTGAAAGCTCAACGTCCCCCCATACCAGCAAGGCCGCAACAGAGTCGCCCGGCCTTAGTGATGTACCGTCAGCAAGACTTCCGCCTGAAGGAGAGCTTATGCCCTGCGTGAACGTTATGCCTAATTTCCGCGACAATTGGGACATGGCCGGAGTGTTTATGCTTGTGCCTGAGACTGTTACAGCATTCAGAGCCGCCAATGACGGGGAAGGAGGGAGAGAATCATGTTCGGTTATCGCGCACATATACTCAATGGGAATCATCACCGCTAATGTGTGGTCAGCCCCCTGCCATCCGCTTCTGACCGCCCCCGCCAATTTCCCGCCTATATACACAGGAGACCCGCTCATGCCCTGCGCTAATTTCGTATGCCCCGTAAGTTTTATGAGTACGAGACTGCTATACTGCTTTGCGGGTTTCTGCGGGACTATGCTGACTATACGCACTGGAATCCGTGAAGGCTCCATGCCCTTTATCACCGTCAGCATATATCCTTTCATGCC
This genomic window from Synergistaceae bacterium contains:
- a CDS encoding tRNA (guanosine(46)-N7)-methyltransferase TrmB; protein product: MDILTRNSGGTQGHRQARPQYGVIIHPESGKFLPVTDKTELEIGFGNGEFTVQYAMSHPEILLYGVEISQACVLRCARRAYGLKNLRLINTDARYMLRELFPDESLRKIIMQFPCPWSKNSDAHKRVTAKDFADGLAAVLKIGGEFVMISDDETYSREVWSILGHHEALTAEDFTVNPQREITTKYERKWLEEGRNIYRVSFRKSRAFTVTRRTEGEMHIKIQRSVTREDIELLRNSEGKKDKSFWKFGRSFSEPDGKIFLLETLTSDDEFEQKFYIHIAPKDDGFLLRLDKTALAFLTPAVRLALSNAAERLS
- a CDS encoding RsmD family RNA methyltransferase; protein product: MKDIRPTSGRVMSALFSILGGMIDGAEFLDLFAGTGRVGLEALRRGANRAVFVETVRNRADDIRRNIPTNDNLPPSVNGVPPAEALPPNLGGIKGGALVLSLEIRRALSWLVKHDMKFTVIFADPPYNSGWCETLPALPNLDAVFSPGALMVIEHSVREPVTLSNNPHGLEITSTREYGETCLTFLQML
- a CDS encoding MATE family efflux transporter; its protein translation is MSSSPSISRQAVSNIIPAIVVEIMLLIYNLADTFFIGQTHDPLQLAAVSLAAPIFMVLIALGIIFMAGAMSYISRTLGAGQRERANNIASFCVWGSLVTGVVVAAIFMFHIERILRAIGASPETFSLAYSYLSIVIASTPFVLFSMASGGIMRAENHASAAMLGQIFGNMLNVVLDPIFILWFGWGITGAAIATTASIIIGALYYAGYFVLGHSSLSIHVKHFRINEGIAFGVLAIGIPACLDPWLMSISQMVMNSLMSAYGDMAVAAAGVSMRIEQIAILIAMGTGQGIQPLLGFSVGAQDWRRYRAFLMFALKFTVILTLVMIAGCFVFSENIVSMFVNEPEAFSYAVKFLRMKLSSSLLFAIFFVFVNALQAMGAGRASFILSVCRQCVLYMPLMFVMNHFAGEYGIVWALPMAELLSLVQTVIIYGRIIFNPKHYIYPE
- the coaD gene encoding pantetheine-phosphate adenylyltransferase; this translates as MRVTAVYPGSFDPITNGHIYIAERAAAVFDEVIVSILVNERKTSAFTVEERCFMAREALGHVANITVDSFNGLLIDYVRQKKAGVIVRGLRAMSDFEYEFQMALMNRKLAPEIETFFIVTDPKYSYVSSSSIREIFHFGGTVEDVVPDVVYERLKGRYNSGC
- a CDS encoding GIY-YIG nuclease family protein translates to MNGTPDSIITASLYNWNGQAVKVPRSEIHGYGRDDLSKAGVYFLFCNDDGNNSVYIGESEDMLERLRQHLKDYQAGSENFYWHTVIAFTGQDLNKALIRYLEDKLVKSARECERYKVLTKNTYGKTVMKESEKAVMAEFMDNVKLIIATLSYNVFAPAPSEDERRQIFFCRMKSSGANAKGFASPGGFTVLKGSRVSDYVVPSMLDGKHTSYNKLRLQLENDGTISGRKFQRDYEFKSPSAASTVVLGHSSNGKEDWKTEDGVKLKDI
- a CDS encoding S-layer homology domain-containing protein, with protein sequence MKRIAAVLAIAATAAFAAPAMSATNPFMDVPMNHWAYDAIGILAGHGILSGYPDGFYKGQQPTTRYELASSLARSLSIVDMTKASKQDVEMLKRLVVEFKDELEALGVRVDELDERVAVLENRLGGWHIHGSLVLDAKYRNAENSLGEKGKGQVNFDNARLYFERTFGENDEYFFRARLRNDGDANDGFTNNNGNSAYFDRYYVSMPFFMDSRLTVGRFLFDVDTAYRPKIAETGSWTGGDSVLTDTSEIGFALEKNFGMGNFLAYVAHSNRIPANFKAYNKNSEAHGINRKAWTIFAMGNIQFTENVGLDIGGQAFIGDNSSTPPQNTTPRGTSTGNRYLNYEGDHNFKNLWTIFAGLRFNFNDNIAVKGAFYHQKIDSEYVNGTPAWTDYGYGILETNGSGNYVDDANHWRAIIDVKQEALKFTSLWLEYGQYKAGFFTPQGISTIFPSESSVLLDHFASGASVIKDTNYWRVVLGQEWNEKWATHIFYYGYKVSDAYQNGTNWEDANPFELGVGVQYKLNDATTMGLNYVHVKNDLPDSVLGNEKKENDNVVRFRTSINF
- a CDS encoding Txe/YoeB family addiction module toxin, producing the protein MRGVFWYPNAWEDYVDIQSERQLLRKINALIKDIQRNGYKCSFGKPEMLRNVLSGLASVRIDKKNRLVFRVDDLQVSIVECGSHYGDH
- a CDS encoding DUF327 family protein, whose amino-acid sequence is MAIQIKRGGSDPAASSQPRIEYGGHSGSHAGPANSVAPSAFSFDAAMESSELEALLDRLYELSDKLSVFPGGRLIEEYRNVLHELLKRAAKGLRIKRDMRWRKTDRKMYVTIERAGQAMDELEEAFKYEGDRTKALALMEEIKGCLISLLM
- the tmk gene encoding dTMP kinase, with amino-acid sequence MTNSLFITLEGIDGCGKSTQSAKLAEWLEFRTGRKTIRTYEPGGWSEGDSFREMILGRKFAAMSELLLFLADRSEHVNRVILPALRQGFNVICERWNESTMAYQAGGHELNPSQVRRIIQACNFPEPDAKIFLDISPETAIERIKSRGKKRDNFEAEGLPLMRTVSDFYRNIADCDRNFIRVKCDGLTESEVFTAITANIEARIWRYR